The following are from one region of the Bradyrhizobium sediminis genome:
- a CDS encoding S1C family serine protease: MPSMTEWKVPPANQPRPGDYGFDLDRALSSVVGLHSIIPADAFSADTLGTERAGNGVLIDDGLVLTIGYLITEAETVWLHLGDGRVVEGHALGFDSETGFGLVQALGRIDLDPLPLGSSSAAQIGDRVVVGGAGGRTRSVASHIVAKQEFAGYWEYLLDEAIFTYPAHPNWGGTGLISSHGELIGIGSLQLERERDGKAEHVNMIVPIDLLKPVLEDIRKFGRVNRPARPWLGMYTTEIDNRVVVVGIAGKGPAGRAELKAGDVILAVKGENISSQTGFYRKLWSLGSAGVDVPLTVYHEGVTFDVVLTSTDRAKLLKAPRLH, translated from the coding sequence ATGCCCTCAATGACTGAATGGAAAGTGCCGCCCGCGAACCAGCCTCGCCCCGGCGACTACGGCTTCGATCTCGACCGCGCGCTTTCGTCAGTGGTCGGCCTGCATTCGATCATCCCGGCCGATGCCTTCAGCGCGGACACGCTGGGCACCGAGCGCGCCGGCAACGGCGTCCTGATCGACGACGGACTGGTGCTGACCATCGGCTACCTGATCACCGAAGCCGAAACCGTCTGGCTGCACCTCGGCGACGGCCGCGTGGTGGAAGGCCACGCCCTCGGCTTCGATTCCGAGACCGGCTTCGGCCTGGTCCAGGCGCTCGGCCGCATCGACCTCGATCCGCTGCCGCTCGGTTCTTCCAGCGCTGCCCAGATCGGCGACCGCGTCGTGGTCGGCGGCGCCGGCGGACGCACGCGGTCGGTCGCCAGCCACATCGTCGCCAAGCAGGAGTTCGCCGGTTACTGGGAATATCTGCTGGACGAGGCGATCTTCACCTACCCCGCCCATCCGAACTGGGGCGGCACCGGACTGATCTCCTCGCACGGCGAGTTGATCGGCATCGGTTCGCTGCAGCTCGAGCGCGAGCGCGACGGCAAGGCCGAGCATGTCAACATGATCGTGCCGATCGATCTGCTCAAGCCGGTGCTCGAAGACATCCGGAAATTCGGCCGCGTCAACCGGCCGGCGCGGCCATGGCTTGGCATGTACACCACCGAAATCGACAACAGGGTCGTGGTGGTCGGCATCGCCGGCAAGGGGCCGGCGGGGCGCGCCGAACTCAAGGCCGGCGATGTCATTCTGGCCGTGAAGGGCGAAAATATCTCCAGCCAGACCGGATTCTACCGGAAACTGTGGTCGCTCGGATCCGCCGGCGTCGACGTGCCGCTGACCGTCTATCATGAAGGCGTCACCTTCGACGTGGTGCTGACCTCGACCGATCGCGCGAAGCTGCTGAAGGCGCCGCGGTTGCATTAG
- a CDS encoding DsbA family protein, with protein MTKSIEPDRLFRPLTRRRTLGALGAGALLLGLDIAPGSAAAQNGGEKVLTEALVLRDPDIPVAGNPDGDITIVEYFDFNCPYCRKLAPELRQVVQDDGKVRLVFKDWPILGEVSVLASRMALASKYQDKFIQAHEALIGVSSKLTAPRVRELLAGAGIDLDRLDRDLAANAKAIDAIIARNGEQAEAFGFKGTPAFIIGKFRVPGVLTMAQFDQAIADARKAAKKK; from the coding sequence ATGACAAAATCGATCGAGCCGGACCGGTTGTTTCGGCCGCTTACCCGGCGCCGAACGCTTGGCGCGCTCGGGGCGGGCGCGCTACTGCTCGGTCTCGACATCGCGCCAGGCTCGGCAGCCGCCCAGAACGGCGGCGAAAAGGTGCTGACCGAAGCGCTGGTGCTGCGCGATCCGGACATTCCTGTGGCCGGCAATCCCGATGGCGACATCACGATCGTCGAATATTTCGATTTCAATTGCCCCTACTGCCGCAAGCTCGCGCCCGAGCTGCGGCAGGTGGTGCAGGACGACGGCAAGGTCCGCCTGGTGTTCAAGGACTGGCCGATCCTCGGCGAGGTCTCGGTGCTCGCCTCGCGAATGGCGCTGGCCAGCAAATACCAGGACAAATTCATACAGGCGCATGAAGCGCTGATCGGCGTCTCCTCGAAGCTGACCGCGCCGCGGGTTCGCGAACTGCTCGCCGGCGCGGGCATCGACCTCGACCGCCTCGACCGCGACCTCGCCGCCAATGCCAAGGCGATCGACGCGATCATCGCCCGCAATGGCGAACAGGCGGAGGCGTTCGGCTTCAAGGGCACGCCGGCCTTCATCATCGGCAAATTCCGGGTGCCGGGCGTCCTGACCATGGCGCAGTTCGATCAGGCCATCGCCGATGCGCGCAAGGCGGCGAAGAAGAAGTAG
- a CDS encoding AMP-binding protein, translating into MLIPIADVPRWYAERKPKDTVAVSHGKDTLTWEQLERGANRRARAFAAKGVKPGDFVAIGLPNGNTFFETSFSVWKCGATPTSLSWRLPRGEAAAVLEILKPSLVVGGETDWNAPNRLPADFVPEGMSDEPVNSPVARYWKAMTSGGSTGRPKVILDHQPAVVDPDAEQILGIPKGVSLLNPGPLYHNAPFIVSHTALFAGGSLTGMVKFHAEETLRLIAANRVQWVNFVPTMMHRIWALPEEVRNAHDVSSLQVVFHMAAPMPPWLKEKWIEWLGPERIFELYGGTERQGATIISGVEWLAHKGSVGKIGETARLRIIGEDGNDVAPGETGEIYFLPNDGPGSTYHYLGAEPKRRSDGWESLGDIGRLDAEGYLYLGDRLADMILRGGANIYPAEVEAAVTAHPDVRSCVVVGLPDPELGQRIHAILELTEAADATAVVGGMGGFLADRLSRYKHPESFEIVGVGPRDDSGKVRRTMLRDERAAWLKEGRAFRILPSRKQTREAQVRMTGSILPGD; encoded by the coding sequence ATGCTGATTCCCATCGCCGACGTGCCGCGCTGGTATGCCGAACGCAAACCGAAGGATACGGTCGCGGTCAGCCATGGCAAGGACACGCTGACCTGGGAACAGCTCGAACGCGGCGCCAACCGGCGCGCCCGCGCCTTTGCCGCCAAAGGCGTCAAGCCAGGCGATTTCGTCGCCATCGGGCTCCCCAACGGCAATACCTTCTTCGAGACCAGTTTTTCGGTGTGGAAGTGTGGCGCGACGCCGACGTCGCTGTCGTGGCGGCTGCCGCGCGGCGAGGCCGCCGCGGTGCTGGAGATTCTGAAACCCTCGTTGGTGGTCGGCGGCGAGACCGACTGGAATGCGCCAAATCGCCTGCCGGCCGATTTCGTGCCGGAAGGCATGTCGGACGAGCCGGTCAACAGCCCGGTGGCGCGCTACTGGAAGGCGATGACCTCTGGCGGTTCGACCGGACGGCCCAAGGTGATCCTCGACCATCAGCCTGCTGTGGTCGATCCCGATGCAGAACAGATCCTCGGAATCCCGAAGGGCGTGTCGCTGCTCAATCCCGGCCCGCTCTATCACAACGCCCCCTTCATCGTGTCGCATACCGCGCTGTTCGCCGGCGGAAGCCTCACCGGCATGGTGAAATTCCATGCCGAGGAGACGCTGCGCCTGATCGCCGCCAACCGCGTGCAGTGGGTCAACTTCGTGCCGACCATGATGCATCGGATCTGGGCGCTGCCCGAGGAGGTCCGCAACGCCCATGACGTGTCGAGCCTGCAGGTGGTGTTTCACATGGCGGCGCCGATGCCGCCGTGGCTCAAGGAGAAGTGGATCGAGTGGCTCGGCCCGGAACGAATCTTTGAACTCTATGGCGGCACCGAGCGGCAGGGCGCCACCATCATTTCCGGCGTCGAGTGGCTCGCGCACAAGGGCTCGGTCGGCAAGATCGGCGAAACGGCTCGCTTGCGCATCATCGGCGAGGACGGCAACGATGTCGCGCCGGGCGAAACCGGCGAAATCTATTTCCTCCCCAACGACGGCCCCGGCAGCACCTATCACTATCTCGGCGCCGAGCCGAAGCGCCGCTCCGACGGCTGGGAATCGCTCGGCGACATCGGCCGGCTCGATGCCGAGGGCTACCTCTATCTCGGCGACCGGCTCGCCGACATGATCCTGCGCGGCGGCGCCAATATCTACCCGGCCGAGGTCGAGGCCGCGGTGACGGCGCATCCCGACGTGCGCTCCTGCGTCGTGGTCGGCCTGCCGGACCCCGAACTCGGACAACGGATTCACGCCATCCTCGAACTGACCGAGGCTGCCGACGCCACAGCCGTCGTCGGCGGGATGGGCGGTTTCCTGGCCGACCGGCTCAGCCGCTACAAGCATCCGGAAAGTTTTGAAATCGTCGGCGTCGGGCCGCGCGACGATTCAGGCAAGGTCCGCCGTACGATGTTGCGCGACGAGCGCGCGGCATGGCTGAAAGAGGGCCGCGCATTCCGGATTCTGCCCTCGCGCAAACAGACCAGGGAGGCCCAGGTGCGCATGACTGGCTCGATTCTACCTGGCGATTGA
- a CDS encoding phospholipase, with the protein MSEAVVDDIAAVLPPLLQSLESLAFIARHLNPPDFDRVMEAAGSPDQALRAVRPRLAEWPEEFSGIRTSLEAASDAALAAFMGLRAVQNGNGDLVAVFRALRYAPRAQEALYPLAAKLPPVSSFFLDPALRDDAGLLARLAGPANEDTGILHDHNEPGSCGGFSLYVPEYYTPDRAWPLVMALHGGSGNGRGFLWSWLRDARSRGAIVIAPTATGSTSNKNTWALMGEDTDTPNLLRILDAVRARWNIDPDRMLLTGMSDGGTFCYVSGLQSTSPFTHLAPVSATFHPLMAEMADAERLRGLPIYLVHGRLDWMFPVQVARQTHQLLSAAGADVTYRELDDLSHTYPREMNAPMLDWLRGGERPPAVTIP; encoded by the coding sequence ATGAGCGAGGCGGTGGTGGACGACATCGCGGCCGTGCTGCCGCCATTGCTGCAATCGCTGGAATCGCTCGCCTTCATCGCACGCCACCTGAACCCGCCGGATTTCGATCGGGTCATGGAAGCCGCTGGCTCCCCGGATCAGGCGCTGCGGGCTGTCCGTCCGCGGCTCGCGGAGTGGCCGGAGGAATTTTCCGGGATACGGACCTCGCTCGAAGCGGCGAGCGACGCGGCGCTGGCGGCGTTTATGGGATTGCGCGCGGTACAGAACGGCAATGGCGATCTCGTCGCTGTATTTCGCGCGCTGCGCTATGCCCCGCGCGCGCAGGAGGCGCTGTACCCGCTTGCCGCCAAACTGCCGCCGGTGAGCAGCTTCTTCCTCGATCCGGCTTTGCGCGACGACGCCGGCCTGCTGGCGCGCCTCGCCGGGCCGGCCAACGAGGATACCGGCATCCTGCACGATCACAACGAACCCGGCAGCTGCGGCGGCTTCTCGCTCTACGTGCCGGAATACTATACGCCCGACCGCGCCTGGCCGCTGGTGATGGCGCTGCATGGCGGCAGCGGCAACGGGCGCGGGTTTTTGTGGAGCTGGCTGCGCGATGCGCGCAGCCGTGGCGCCATCGTGATCGCGCCCACCGCGACCGGCAGCACTTCGAACAAGAATACCTGGGCACTGATGGGAGAGGACACCGACACGCCGAATCTCCTGCGCATTCTCGATGCGGTGCGGGCGCGCTGGAACATCGATCCCGATCGCATGCTGCTGACCGGGATGAGCGACGGCGGCACGTTCTGCTATGTGAGCGGACTGCAGAGCACTTCTCCCTTCACCCACCTCGCCCCGGTCTCCGCCACCTTCCACCCGCTGATGGCGGAAATGGCCGACGCGGAGCGATTGCGCGGCCTGCCGATCTATCTCGTGCATGGCCGGCTCGACTGGATGTTCCCGGTGCAGGTGGCGCGGCAGACGCACCAGCTATTATCGGCAGCCGGCGCCGACGTCACCTATCGCGAGCTCGACGATCTCAGCCACACCTATCCGCGCGAGATGAACGCGCCGATGCTGGACTGGCTGCGCGGCGGCGAACGGCCGCCTGCCGTAACCATTCCGTGA